The Streptococcus iniae genome contains the following window.
ACTCTGAATAATAATGATATAACCTGAATGGGCACTTACTGTAATAGACTTTCCGTCAAACTCATTACTGGAATAGATTTTTTTCTTAAAAAACTGTGATGCACTTAATTCATATTTAGCGCCCCTAATCTCTAAATCAGCGTCACCATCAGTCATAAAAGCGACATAAGACATGCCCAACTCTTTCTCAATCTGATGCCTCCCCGCAGGTCTATAACTAAGACAATTTTGCTGATCTCGCAGTGAAATAGCCGTCATAAATGGTGCTATCTCACAATCATTAGGTAGAAAAATATTGGATAAGAAATGATCCATTCGCCCCCCAAAAGCTCCAAAAATAGTCACTTGAGCATCCGGCCACTTCTTAAAAACCGTTTTCAAGGCTAACTCTGTGTCCGTATCATTTTTCTCGACATCTGCAAGAACAAGCTTTTTAGCCTTCTCTTTTATATTCGATAATTCTTCCGGAAAAACAGAATCAAAATCACCAACAGCTATATCTAAAGGAAGCCCATTTTTTACTAAAAACAGGCTGCCGCGGTCAATTCCAACAAAATAATCAAAATCAGTCGTGTAGTAAGACAAATCCCCGCCAGCAAATAAAGCCACTCTAGTCATTTAAAGCTGTCCTTAACGTTTCAACTTGACTGACTAAGTCACTTGCCTTAAAGAGGTATGATCCTGCGACAAAAACATTTGCTCCAGCTGCTTTGCAACTAGCAATGGTTTTATCATCAACACCACCGTCAACTTCAATATCAAAAGATAAGCCTTTTTCTTTTCTTAATCGAGCAATTGCCGTCACTTTTTGAAGGCATTCTGGAATAAAGGCTTGACCACCAAAACCTGGGTTAACCGTCATGATAAGCACCTGATCAACTAAGTCCAATACCGGCTCCAATGCAGTAACAGGAGTTCCAGGATTAATCACAACACCAGCTTTCATACCAGCCGCTTTAATTTTTTGAAGTGCACCATGAATATGAACAGTACTTTCTGTATGAATGGTCATAATATCTGCGCCTGCCTGAGCATAGGCGTCCACATATCTTTCTGGGTTAACGACCATTAAGTGACAGTCAAAAACAAGTTTGCTATGCTTACGCATGCTTGCAACAACATCTGCGCCAAAGCTAATATTTGGAACAAATTGTCCATCCATAATATCAATATGCACATACTCTGCACCTGTTTCTTCGATACGTCTTAGTTCAGATGCAAAATTAGCATAATCAGCAGCAAGGATAGACGGAGCAATTTTATGACTTAGCATGTGTAAACCTACTTTCTTTTAATGACTTTTTTAAATGTTTCACGACGGTTTTCAATTTCACTTAAAAATTGAAGGTAATTATCATAACGAACCTGCCAGATATGTCCAGCTTCTAAAGCTGCTTTAACACCACATTTAGGCTCGTGAAGGTGACTACAGGATCTAAACTTGCAGTCATGACTGTATTTGCGGATTTCTGGAAAAGCCTCACTTAAATCTTCAGCATTATCAATCTCATAATCTAGCGATGAAAATCCTGGCGTATCAGCGATTTTCCCATCATAGACATCGTAAAAACTGACAGCCCGAGTGGTATGTTTCCCTCGGCCAAGACTATCAGAAATGACACCTGTTTCCAATTCCAAATCTGGTGCAATTCTGTTGAGAAGAGTTGATTTCCCAACGCCTGTTTGCCCCATAAAGACGGTAACTTTGTCTTTTAGATAAGGCAGCAATTCTTCGAGGCTTAAAGCGAAATCATAACCGATAGCTTGATAATTTCGACAAATTAACGTAATCTCTTCAGCATCTTCCAGAAGGTCCATCTTAGAAATGTAAATGACTGGCCGAATCCCTTTATGCTCTAAAAGCACCAAAAAACGGTCCAACAAATTACTGTTGAAATCTGGTTCTCTGGCAGACATAATCACGACTGCTTGATCGATGTTAACAATCGGCGGGCGGACTAGACTATTTTTTCGTTCCTCGATAGCTAAAATATAGCCTTCTGAATCTTGTTCTGCCGTGAAGTCAACAAAATCACCAACGTAAGGGACTTGACCTGTTTTTCTAAAATTACCACGGGCACGTGTTTGATAGACCTGTCCATCTGATTCTACATAATAAAAACCAGCCAGGGCCTTGACAATTCTTCCTTGCAAATGAACTCCTTAGTTTTACGCATTAATAATACTATTATAGCAGAAACTTCTGTCAATTTCAGATTTTGGCACCAAAGAATACCTGCAAATAAGATCACCTTTCTCATAAAAATTGTGATAGCAAGAGGTCAAGAACTTAAGAAGCTATCACTTGGTTCTGTCTTTACCACTGTATCTGGTAGAGCATCAAAAAATCCACATCCCAAATTGAGGTCCTGTGGATTTTTTGATCTTTATTTCTGGCAAATAGTTTCACTTAAGAGTTCAAGAGGTCGCAAGAACTAAGAAAACAAGCATTCCTCCACCAAAAACTAGTAAGAAAGCTACTACTGGCCAAACAAACTTAAGCCAATGGGAATACTTCATGTCAAGCATTTGTAGGGTTGCCATTACCAATCCAGTTGGTGCTAAAAAGAGCATCGCGTATTGACCAAATTGATAAGCCATAACAACTATAAACCTTGGAATACCAACAGTATCAGCTAATGGTGCTAATATCGGCATTGACAAAACAGCTAGACCAGAAGAGGATGGCACAACAAAGCCAAGCAAGAAGTAAATCAACATCATTACAATAATGAAAATTGGTCCACTAACATGTGATGCTGCTTTGGATGCTACAAATAGCATGGTATCTGAAATATTTCCTTGATTTAAAATAATATTGATTCCTCTAGCCAAGCCAATAATCAAAGACACACCAATTAAACTTGAAGCGCCATCGACAAACTCATCAACAACTTCTTTTTCACCAATACCACTAGGTCCTGTTGCTGTTAACAACATGATAATAATAGTGATTGTCAAGAAAGATGATGCCATGGTTGGAAACCACCAGCCTTGCGTCATGACACCCCAAACCATAAGTGGGAATGAAACCGTGAATAAGACTAAAATCAGTTTTTGTCTTACGGTAAATTTAGCATCTGACAGCCCTGATACTAGACCCCATTTTTGATTAAAGGCTTCTCTGTCTTCATAAGAATAAGAAAAACTTGGATCAGCTTTGATTTTTTTAGCATACCAATACAGATAAGCCACAACAAACACCGCCCCTGCGATACAACCAAAGGTACGCCAAGTCAGTCCTTCAGTAAAACTAATTCCTGCAGCATTTGATGCGATAACAGACGAGAAGGGGTTAACTGTTGAAAAAGATGTCCCTACAGAACTTGCTAAGAATATTGCCCCTACACAAATAATAGAGTCGTATTCCATTGCAAGAAACACCGGTACCAAAATGGGGTAAAAGGCAACAGCTTCTTCTTCAATTCCGCAAAGTGTACCACCTAATACCATTAACAAGGAGACAAGGAAAATGAGGGTAAATTCTCTTCCTTTTGTTTTTTTTGTCAGTGCAATCAACCCCGATTCAAAAGCACCACTCCTACGAACAACACCAATCATTCCACCTAAAACCATGATAAAGACCATGATATCAACAGCTTCAATGGTTCCGTTGACCATACTATTTGTGACATCACTAGCTTTAGCTGGATTTTGCTTGAGTCGCTTATAGGTGTTTGGAACAGAGACAGGTTTACTAATCGCTCCTGAGGTAAACTCTTCAACCTTGATTTTGACACCAATTTTGTCCAACTCTTTTTGACTAGCTTCTTTTTTAGAAACCTTACCACTTGGATCTGTTAGCAGCAACTTGGAACTTTCCGGGTCATACTGCAACTTGGCATAAGAACCCGAAGGCACTATATAAGTTGCTAAAACAGCAATAATGGTTAGGATAAACAATATCGTAAAGGCTCCTGGCATTCTAAAACTTTTTTTAGCCTTGCCAGTACTTAGTTTGGCTTCCTTTTTCATATATTTTCTCTCTTTATCAATGTAATATAGGATTGAGATTTCTTAAAAAAGGCGTGAAGAATTTGCTTCCTTTTGTCTTCACACCTTATCTGTCACTTGATTATTCGCGTACCAATTTTGCCTGCTAGAGCTTCCTCTAAACTTTCTAGAGAGGTAATGATGGCTTCTCCATTTGGATTATCATCAAGGAAACTGAGACAAGCAATAATTTTAGGGAACATACTGCCTTTAGCAAATTCTCCTGCATTAGCATAATCAATAACATCTTTTGTTGTGATGTCTGTTAAGGCCTGCTGGTTGTCTTTTCCATAGTGAATGTAAACATGATCAACAGCTGTTAGAATAATCAATTGCTCTGCTCCAAGTTTACTTGCCAACAATGCACTTGATCTATCTTTATCGATAACTGCAGGAATCCCTTCATAAGCTCCAGTATCATTTTTAACCACTGGAACACCACCGCCACCGCCTGCAATTACTAGGGTTCCTGATTCAATTAAACTTTTAATGCTTGCCAATTCCACAATTTGTTTTGGTTCAGGTGAAGCAACAACACGCCTGTAACCACGGCCTGCATCTTCAACGAAAGTGTAGCCTTTTTCATGTGCTATTTTTTCTGCCGCTTCTTTATCATAAAAAGCACCAATTGGTTTTGATAGGTGTTTAAAGGCGGTGTCGTCTTTAGACACTTCAACTTGTGTGATAACAGTAGCTACTTCTTTAGCAATGCCTTGTTTGCTCAATTCATTTAACAAACTTTGCTGCAGGTGATAACCTATATAACCCTGACTCATGGCTCCACATTCTGGAAACGGAAAACTTGCTCCTTGTCCATTTTCAGCCGCGTAATTCATGCCCAAATGGATGGCCCCAACTTGAGGCCCATTGCCATGGCTAATGACAATGTCATGGCCTTGCTTTATCAAGGAAACCAGGGATTTCGCTGTTTGTGTAACAAGCTGTAACTGTTCTTCTGGAGAAGAGCCTAAAGCATTCCCACCTAGAGCAACAACAATTTTAGACATAGCTACCCCCCCTAATCACCTAGAGTCGCAACCATTACGGCTTTAATGGTGTGCATCCGATTTTCTGCTTCTTGGAAAACAACTGAATGTGGACCTTCAAAGACGTCATCAGTAACTTCCATTTCTGTTAAACCATATTTTTCATAAATTTCCTTACCAACTTTAGTGTCGATGTTGTGGAAAGATGGCAAACAATGTTCAAAGATAACATTTGGATTTTGTGTCATGTCAAGCATTTCCTGAGTAACACGGTAAGGTTCTAATAAGGCAATTCTTTCTTTCCAAACCTCATCAGCCTCACCCATTGATACCCAAACATCTGTGTAAAGCACGTCTGAATGCAAGACCCCTTTTTCAATATCATCAGTGATTTCAATTGTCGCACCTGTGGTCTTAGCAATCTCTTGGCATTTTTTCAATAATTCTGGGTCAGGATT
Protein-coding sequences here:
- a CDS encoding thiamine diphosphokinase, producing MTRVALFAGGDLSYYTTDFDYFVGIDRGSLFLVKNGLPLDIAVGDFDSVFPEELSNIKEKAKKLVLADVEKNDTDTELALKTVFKKWPDAQVTIFGAFGGRMDHFLSNIFLPNDCEIAPFMTAISLRDQQNCLSYRPAGRHQIEKELGMSYVAFMTDGDADLEIRGAKYELSASQFFKKKIYSSNEFDGKSITVSAHSGYIIIIQSKDRS
- the rpe gene encoding ribulose-phosphate 3-epimerase, encoding MLSHKIAPSILAADYANFASELRRIEETGAEYVHIDIMDGQFVPNISFGADVVASMRKHSKLVFDCHLMVVNPERYVDAYAQAGADIMTIHTESTVHIHGALQKIKAAGMKAGVVINPGTPVTALEPVLDLVDQVLIMTVNPGFGGQAFIPECLQKVTAIARLRKEKGLSFDIEVDGGVDDKTIASCKAAGANVFVAGSYLFKASDLVSQVETLRTALND
- the rsgA gene encoding ribosome small subunit-dependent GTPase A yields the protein MQGRIVKALAGFYYVESDGQVYQTRARGNFRKTGQVPYVGDFVDFTAEQDSEGYILAIEERKNSLVRPPIVNIDQAVVIMSAREPDFNSNLLDRFLVLLEHKGIRPVIYISKMDLLEDAEEITLICRNYQAIGYDFALSLEELLPYLKDKVTVFMGQTGVGKSTLLNRIAPDLELETGVISDSLGRGKHTTRAVSFYDVYDGKIADTPGFSSLDYEIDNAEDLSEAFPEIRKYSHDCKFRSCSHLHEPKCGVKAALEAGHIWQVRYDNYLQFLSEIENRRETFKKVIKRK
- a CDS encoding YfcC family protein, with amino-acid sequence MKKEAKLSTGKAKKSFRMPGAFTILFILTIIAVLATYIVPSGSYAKLQYDPESSKLLLTDPSGKVSKKEASQKELDKIGVKIKVEEFTSGAISKPVSVPNTYKRLKQNPAKASDVTNSMVNGTIEAVDIMVFIMVLGGMIGVVRRSGAFESGLIALTKKTKGREFTLIFLVSLLMVLGGTLCGIEEEAVAFYPILVPVFLAMEYDSIICVGAIFLASSVGTSFSTVNPFSSVIASNAAGISFTEGLTWRTFGCIAGAVFVVAYLYWYAKKIKADPSFSYSYEDREAFNQKWGLVSGLSDAKFTVRQKLILVLFTVSFPLMVWGVMTQGWWFPTMASSFLTITIIIMLLTATGPSGIGEKEVVDEFVDGASSLIGVSLIIGLARGINIILNQGNISDTMLFVASKAASHVSGPIFIIVMMLIYFLLGFVVPSSSGLAVLSMPILAPLADTVGIPRFIVVMAYQFGQYAMLFLAPTGLVMATLQMLDMKYSHWLKFVWPVVAFLLVFGGGMLVFLVLATS
- the arcC gene encoding carbamate kinase; translated protein: MSKIVVALGGNALGSSPEEQLQLVTQTAKSLVSLIKQGHDIVISHGNGPQVGAIHLGMNYAAENGQGASFPFPECGAMSQGYIGYHLQQSLLNELSKQGIAKEVATVITQVEVSKDDTAFKHLSKPIGAFYDKEAAEKIAHEKGYTFVEDAGRGYRRVVASPEPKQIVELASIKSLIESGTLVIAGGGGGVPVVKNDTGAYEGIPAVIDKDRSSALLASKLGAEQLIILTAVDHVYIHYGKDNQQALTDITTKDVIDYANAGEFAKGSMFPKIIACLSFLDDNPNGEAIITSLESLEEALAGKIGTRIIK